In Sediminispirochaeta bajacaliforniensis DSM 16054, the DNA window GAGATGGCCGCCCCTGTATTCCTTAAGGCAACGGTCCTCATCCGCATAACAAAGGCCGCCCGCTGCTGGTCTCCGAGGTCCCTTGCCCAGCGTATCCCGTGGTAGCTTTCATCCGGTTCGGTGAAACGCGAGAACCTGCCGCTGGACCAATCGAAGTTACCACCGTCGATCACGGCACCTCCTATGACCGTTCCGCTTCCGCAGATCCACTTTGAGAGACTGTGGATGACCACATCTGCACCCAGCTCGATGGGACGACTGAGAACCGGAGTCGCAAAGGTCGAGTCTACAATGAGGGGAAGGGCCTCCTTGTGGGCCGCCTCGGCTAAGGCTGGTATGTCGGCGACATCAAGGCCCGGATTGCCGATGATTTCGGTAAAGACGGCTCGGCTCTTTTCGTTGATTGCGGCCTTGAGGGCGGGAATATCATTGGGAGGAATCAGGATTACCTTGATTCCCAGATCCGGCAGGATTGAAGTGAAAAGGGTGTGGGTGCCTCCATATAGGTTGGCTGTTGCAATAATCTCATCACCTGCCGTTGCCAGATTGATGATGGAGTAAAAGACAGCTGCCGTTCCCGATGCAAGGGCCAAGGCCCCGACACCACCTTCCAGAAGCTGCATCCTCTGTTCAAGGACATCCTGGGTTGGATTGCCGATCCTCGTATAAATGAATCCCGGTTCCGCCAGATCAAAGAGCCGGGCCGCATGACCGCTGTCCTTGAATTGATAGGCTGTTGTCCGGTAGAGCGGTACCGCTCTGCTGCCCGTTACGGGATCGGGAATAGTGCCACCATGAAGTGCGATGGTTTCCAGATGCTTGTTCATTGTTGTTCCTCCTCGAACATCGGTTTCAGGCTTCCCAAATCGTATGGGGTTGCCTGATATACTGAATAATTGAGCCAGTTTGAAAAAAAGAGGTGGGCATGAGCCCTCCATGTGGAGATGGGAAAAGCATTGGGATTATCCTGAGGAAAGTAATGGGCGGGGGTTGGCACATCCAACCCCTTTTCCGTATCCCGTTGGTACTCCTTTGCCAGAGTGTCGGCATCGTATTCAAAATGACCGGTTATGAAGATCTGCCGTCCCGCCTGCGCCTGGATGACGGCGCTACCTGCTTCCTTCGATCGTGCGAGAATCTCGAGCCTTGGAATCCTCTTTAGAGCAGCCTCGTCGACCCCCGTATAGCGGGAGTGGGGAAGGGGAAAACAGTCGTCGAAGCCTCGAAAGAGTGGCGAATGATCATCCATTCGCCGGTGCTCGAACACCCCTGTCAGCTTGTGAGGTAAGAGAAGCTTGTCGATTCCGTAGTGGTACCAGAGGCCTGCAAAGGCCCCCCAGCAGATATGGAGTGTCGAATAGACGTTCTTTTTGCTGTGCTCCATGATTGCAGCCAACTCATCCCAGTAATCCACCTCGGTGAAGGGAAGGGTCTCCACAGGCGCTCCGGTGATGATCATCCCGTCGTAGCGCTTTTTTTCAACCCTTGAGAAGGTGGTATAAAAGCGTTCCAGATGGGCCGGAGAACTGTGGCGCGAGGTATAGGATTCGGTGTGAAGTAGATCGATATTGACCTGAATTGGGGAGTTGGCCAGTAGCCGCAAAAGCTGAATCTCGGTATCTATCTTTGCCGGCATCAGGTTGACGATGGCAATCTCCAGCGGGCGTATGTCCTGATGCATTGCCCGCTCGCTGGTCATGACGAAAATATTTTCCGCCTCTAAGGCCCGGCGGGCAGGAAGAGCCTCGTCTATCTTTATCGGCATAAAAAAGCCTCCTTCTTCTAAAGCCCCAACCGGACACGCCGGCGGGGCTTGTCGGAAGGGGCGAGGTATCAGTTTGTCATCATCATGCTGCAGGTATTGGCCTTGGTGTTCCGTATAAGATCGCCGAGGCTTCGTTCTTTAAGGAAATTTTTGACAAGATCATCAAGCTCCATCCAAAGAGGAAGAGTCGGGCATCGGGAGGCTCTTTCGCAGTGTTCATCCTCTCTGAGGCAGTTGATCGGCGCAAGGTCCCCTTCGAGAAGCTCGAAAAGACGGTCAAGACGCACTTTGTCGGGGTCAACGGCGATCTTGTATCCACCTGTGACACCACGTGCGGAATCGAGGATTCCGGATGGCTTAAGGAGCCTGACAATCTGTTCAAGGTATTTTTGGCTTACCTTTTCGGCTTCGCTGATTTCGCCGAGCTGAACATAACGATCTCCCCCCTCGCTTCCGAGGTAGATGAGGAATCTGAGACCGTAGCGTGTTCTGGTCGAAAATTTCATACCTACATAGTATGGTATTGTGAAAAAAAAGGCAAGGGGAACAGGTTGTTTTATTGGTTCCTAGTGTTCCGAAAATTGGTGGTATATGAAGCGCAATTCCTGTATCCATTGGCAATTGCTAAGGAGGAATACAAAAAAAGCTCGGCAGGGGGGAAACGTAAGGATTTTACCAGCAAAAAGGGCGAGGTATCACCAGGATTCGGAACACTATACAAAGAAACGGCCGCCGGATGACCGGGGCCGTTTGTACAATCACGTTTACTTAGGAAACTACAACAAAAACTTGATCAAGAAAAGAATACCGACAATATAGGTAACAACAGAAACATCCTTTGCCTTACCGGTAAGGACCTTCAGGACGATGTAGCCGAGCATTCCGAACATGATACCTTCGGCAATGCTGTAGGTAAGGGGCATCATGATCATCGTCAAGAAGGCGGGGATTGCTTCGGTGTAATCATCGAAATCGATATTCTTGATCGGGCTCATCATAAAAAGACCGACAAGAACCAGGGCGGGAGCGGTAGCCGCACCGGGGATCATGAGAAAGAGGGGGCTAAGGAAAAGAGCGAGGAAGAAGAGTACCGCGGTTGAAACAGCGGTAAGTCCGGTTCTTCCGCCCTCTGCAACACCGGAAGCGCTTTCCACGTACGTGGTAACCGTAGAGGTTCCGAGAATAGCACCGAAGGCTGTTCCGAAAGCATCTGCAAAGAGGGCACCCTTAACCTTTGGGATATTCCCGTCCTTATCAATCAGGCCTGCCTTGGTCGATACACCGATGAGGGTTCCTACGGTATCGAACATATCGACAAAAAGGAAGGTAAAAAGAATGACCAACATGTCGAGGCTGAAAATCCTGCTGAAGTCGAATTTAAAGAAGATGGGTGCCAGGGAGGGGGGAGCCCAGCTGCCTGAAGGTGCGCTGGTAACCCCAAGGGGAAAACCGATAATGGTAGCCGCAACGATACCGATGAGGAGAGCCCCTTTTACACGGAAGGCGAGGAGGATACCCATGATCACCAGGCCGATAACGGCCACGAGGGCCTGGGGGCTGGTAAGTTTGCCGACCGTTACAAGGGTAGCTTGGTCGGCAACAACGATTCCGGCACCCTGCAGTCCTATGAATGCGATGAACAGGCCGATACCGACGGAGATAGCCCGCTTCACGTTCATGGGAATGCAGTTTACGATTGCTTCACGAACATTGAAGATGGTCAGGATGATGAAGATAATACCTTCGAGAAATACCGCTGTCAGGGCAAACTGCCAGGAGTAGCCCATTCCGAGGACGACGGTAAAAGCGAAGAATGCGTTGAGCCCCATCCCGGGAGCAAGGGCAAAGGGAAGGTTTGCCGCAAAGGCCATGATCAGAGTCGCAACTGCCGAACTAATTGCCGTTGCGGTGAAGATGGCTCCCTGATTCATTCCCGTAGCGCTTAGGATCTGGGGGTTGACGATGAGAATGTACGCCATGGTCAGAAAGGTGGTCAGACCGGCGATCATCTCTGTCTTGGCTGAAGTATTGTGTGCCTTCAGTTGAAAGAATTTTTCCATCTGTACAACTCCTATCGTACTTGTGGGTTTTAGTGACATCACGATTGTACAATAGGATATTCGATCTTACAAGGATAATGTTGCATCTTGTTGCATGCATGTTCTGATCAGCCTTCCCGGCTTTTCTGAACGGTAGTGCCCATCGGCGATTTTGGCCTTCCCGTTGATAAAAAGCCAGTGGATTCCTTCGGATTCCTTCTCTGGGAAAGCTGTGCTTGAACAGTCCTTGATATTCGAGTCGAAGACCACGATATCCGCCTTCTTATTCGGGGCAATGATGGCCCTGTCTTTGATTCCAAACAGGTCGGCCGCAGCCTTTGAGCTCTTTCTCACAGCCTCTTCCAAAGAGAGGTGGGAGGTTTCAAATACCTGCCAGCGGAAAAAACGGGGAAATGTGCCGTAGACCCTGGGATGAAGCCTTCCTCCCAGAAGGGTGTCGCTGGAAAGCATACCTGCGGGATGGAGGAGAATCTCTTCGACGCGATCTTCCTGGCTGTAGCGATCCATCATCCGTCCCGCGCCCTCTGTCGCTGCAAGGAGAAGGCCGAGAGCCGCAAGCGGCGAGCTTTGCTCTTCTTCGGCTATGCGGGCGATACTCTTCCCTGTATATCGTAAGGCTTTTTTCTTTGACACTCCGGGCAGGTCGGTTACCACGATGTTATCCCAGCCTATCAGAAGCGGGAGGTTATCCCATGGGACGCTGGGAGGCGCCGCTTGTGCTCCACCGTAAAGTGCTTCGAGCCTTTGTATTGTTTCGGCGTCACCTAATCGGCCAATTGCCCCCTCGACGCTGCTTCCTTCGAGGAGGAAGGGCGGCAAAAGAGAGAGAAGGCTGGTGCTGCCGAAATCATAGGGATAGCTGTCAAAGCTAAGCCCCTTTTGTTCGATGAACCTGAGAACCTGCGGAATCTGCCGCTGATTTCGTTCTCCTATGGCCTTGAGATGGCTGATATGGAGCCTGCATCCCGCCTCTTCGGCGATGTCGGTGATTTCTCTCAAGGCCTGAAAGAGCTCATCGCTTTCGCTTCTCATATGAACGGCAAGGAGTCTTCCATATTCGGCACTCTTTTTCGCCACGGCAAGCAGTTCGCTTCGTCCGGCAAAAAGAGCGGGAACATAGATGAGGCCGAGGCTTGTTCCTATAGCACCGGCATCGAATGCTTCTTCAAGCATGTCAAGCATCTTCGCCTCTTCCTTCGGCGAGAGGGGAGCACTTTTGTCGCCTGCTGCAGCGTAGCGGAGGGTCCCGTGGCCCACAAAGGGGAGAACATTACACTCAAGGCCCGCTTTTTCCACTGCGTCGTACCATTGGGCGGTAGTTTCCCAGCTCCATGAAATATCGGGATTTCCGATGACGAGTGTTTTTCGCCAGGAAGCCTGCCGTTCCTTCGGCATCGGCGCAATACCGAGACCGCAGACCCCGACGGTTTCGCTTGCGATACCCTGGGTGATTTTGGGGCGAAATCCCTGAGGAAGAAAGGGTGCTGCATCGGTATGGGTATGCGGATCAATGAAGGCGGGAGCAAGGTAGAGCCCCCTGCAGTCGATCCGTTTTATGCTTTCATCATTACTATGCAGCGTGTTTTCGACGGCGGTGATCGAATCGCCTTCGATCTTTACGTCGCCGACAAAGGGAGCCGTCCCCTTTCCATTGATGACGGTCGCACCCGAGAGTAGAAAAATATCATTCTTTGTTGCGTTTTGTTGTGTTATAATCACAGGAGTA includes these proteins:
- a CDS encoding O-acetylhomoserine aminocarboxypropyltransferase/cysteine synthase family protein — encoded protein: MNKHLETIALHGGTIPDPVTGSRAVPLYRTTAYQFKDSGHAARLFDLAEPGFIYTRIGNPTQDVLEQRMQLLEGGVGALALASGTAAVFYSIINLATAGDEIIATANLYGGTHTLFTSILPDLGIKVILIPPNDIPALKAAINEKSRAVFTEIIGNPGLDVADIPALAEAAHKEALPLIVDSTFATPVLSRPIELGADVVIHSLSKWICGSGTVIGGAVIDGGNFDWSSGRFSRFTEPDESYHGIRWARDLGDQQRAAFVMRMRTVALRNTGAAISPDNAWNILQGIETLPLRMERHCENAAAVAAFLSTHGKVDWLRYPGLDTDPSKKVADRVLSGGYGGMVVFGVKGGKEAGKRFIEKLKLFSHLANVGDAKSLAIHPGSTTHAQLSDQEQIAAGVKPELIRLSIGIEHRDDIIDDINQALKEV
- the metA gene encoding homoserine O-acetyltransferase MetA — its product is MPIKIDEALPARRALEAENIFVMTSERAMHQDIRPLEIAIVNLMPAKIDTEIQLLRLLANSPIQVNIDLLHTESYTSRHSSPAHLERFYTTFSRVEKKRYDGMIITGAPVETLPFTEVDYWDELAAIMEHSKKNVYSTLHICWGAFAGLWYHYGIDKLLLPHKLTGVFEHRRMDDHSPLFRGFDDCFPLPHSRYTGVDEAALKRIPRLEILARSKEAGSAVIQAQAGRQIFITGHFEYDADTLAKEYQRDTEKGLDVPTPAHYFPQDNPNAFPISTWRAHAHLFFSNWLNYSVYQATPYDLGSLKPMFEEEQQ
- a CDS encoding RrF2 family transcriptional regulator, encoding MKFSTRTRYGLRFLIYLGSEGGDRYVQLGEISEAEKVSQKYLEQIVRLLKPSGILDSARGVTGGYKIAVDPDKVRLDRLFELLEGDLAPINCLREDEHCERASRCPTLPLWMELDDLVKNFLKERSLGDLIRNTKANTCSMMMTN
- a CDS encoding NCS2 family permease, whose product is MEKFFQLKAHNTSAKTEMIAGLTTFLTMAYILIVNPQILSATGMNQGAIFTATAISSAVATLIMAFAANLPFALAPGMGLNAFFAFTVVLGMGYSWQFALTAVFLEGIIFIILTIFNVREAIVNCIPMNVKRAISVGIGLFIAFIGLQGAGIVVADQATLVTVGKLTSPQALVAVIGLVIMGILLAFRVKGALLIGIVAATIIGFPLGVTSAPSGSWAPPSLAPIFFKFDFSRIFSLDMLVILFTFLFVDMFDTVGTLIGVSTKAGLIDKDGNIPKVKGALFADAFGTAFGAILGTSTVTTYVESASGVAEGGRTGLTAVSTAVLFFLALFLSPLFLMIPGAATAPALVLVGLFMMSPIKNIDFDDYTEAIPAFLTMIMMPLTYSIAEGIMFGMLGYIVLKVLTGKAKDVSVVTYIVGILFLIKFLL
- a CDS encoding N-acyl-D-amino-acid deacylase family protein, whose product is MIITQQNATKNDIFLLSGATVINGKGTAPFVGDVKIEGDSITAVENTLHSNDESIKRIDCRGLYLAPAFIDPHTHTDAAPFLPQGFRPKITQGIASETVGVCGLGIAPMPKERQASWRKTLVIGNPDISWSWETTAQWYDAVEKAGLECNVLPFVGHGTLRYAAAGDKSAPLSPKEEAKMLDMLEEAFDAGAIGTSLGLIYVPALFAGRSELLAVAKKSAEYGRLLAVHMRSESDELFQALREITDIAEEAGCRLHISHLKAIGERNQRQIPQVLRFIEQKGLSFDSYPYDFGSTSLLSLLPPFLLEGSSVEGAIGRLGDAETIQRLEALYGGAQAAPPSVPWDNLPLLIGWDNIVVTDLPGVSKKKALRYTGKSIARIAEEEQSSPLAALGLLLAATEGAGRMMDRYSQEDRVEEILLHPAGMLSSDTLLGGRLHPRVYGTFPRFFRWQVFETSHLSLEEAVRKSSKAAADLFGIKDRAIIAPNKKADIVVFDSNIKDCSSTAFPEKESEGIHWLFINGKAKIADGHYRSEKPGRLIRTCMQQDATLSL